The genomic interval ttttctgttggtCTAGGCCCATTTTGTTTCAGCTGTATTTTTACCTATTAGGGAAGTGTTCTGTGCTTTGTATATTTGTATTGAATGTATTCAAAGTAAtgagaatttcttcttcttttgagcaAATGCTTCCACTGTGTTTGTAGCACTAACAAGAACTCATCTCAGATGTTTCTTGTTCAAGAAAGTTTTGTCTATCTATCTATCAATCTTTTAATTGTAGTTTTAGAAATTAATTAAGAATGGAAGTAGATCTTAGAAAGTTTGATGAAAATAACTAATATGAAAGCAGATCTCATAGAAAAGCACTATAGTAATTAACTATAATACAATATCAATCTTTCTGAATTTTCAATTTACTATGAAAacaatttctttttccttttgactgaactacatatatatatatatatataactttacaAATGATTTATTAGAATATGTAACTGCTTAACCATATTTCAGAGTTTTTCAACTGGAAAACCAATAACAGGCTTAACTTTGGAAGCCAAACTTCGTAACTCAGCTACTTCATCGTTGTTCAATCTCCACCCAAGTGCGCCTTTAAATTCTTCAGCTTGTTCTGCTGTCTTAGCACCAGGAATCGGTATAACGTTGCCTTGAGCCACAAGCCAGTTAAGGGATACCTGTGTAGGAGTTTTGTTGTACTTGTCTCCTATTTCAGTGATCTTGTTCAGCAAAGGTTTGAGCTGCgaaataaaaataacaacacTTGAAGAAGGAAGCTAGTAATATCGGTAAAATTTATCGGATCTTCGAATTTCAGAAAAAAACAGTAATGGCTGTGTACCTTTGTAAGGAATTCAGGAGTATAAATTCTGCCTCGAGGTCCACTTGGGGGCTTTTCAGGAGTATACTTCCCGGTTAGAACACCTGATAAAGAACTTATACTATAAGTACTTAATTAAACTAAGTGAGTGTGCTCGATTACAAATATTATTCTTTTGATATGCAAACTACGATTTTGAGTATAATGAAAAGGAGTTTGTTTACCTTGAGCTATTGGTGAATAGGCGATCAATGAAATCCCGAGTTCATCACAGGTAGCCTTCACACCGTTTTCTTCAGGGGTCCTATAGATAAGGCTGTAGTTTACTTGGTTTGAAGCCAATGGAATACCTCTCTCCTTTAACCTTTTGTAAGCTTCTCGGAGTCGTTTTTCTTAATACATCGAAAAATGAATGTTAAGTACCTATGCTCATAATACATGACACACTGACATGACATTAGACACAATACTAACACCGATAATAGAAGTGATTGTAAGTAATCACAAGATTTAGTGTTGCAGACACTAGTCACAATACTGACACCGATAGTAACATGAGATAATAGAAATGATTGTATGTAATCAACAAGAGTCAGCGTTGTGATAGTGTGCGAACGCTCTGAAAAGCCTTTAATATGAAGTATGAGTGTTACATAGAAGATAATTATTATCGAGAGTTACCACTATAGTTCGAAACACCAACGGCCTTTACAAGTCCCTTTTCAACAGCATCACCTAGACCATCAATATAACCTGAAAAGTATATCATTTACGCGAACGATTCATATTAAAAAATAGTTCCATTAACTATATCAAATGAATAGTTCGATGAATAAAATCGGTACACTTGACAACCTTCATTTCCCCATACTCCCGGCCTGAAAAACAAGTGTATTAATTCATCAAAAACATATTCTTCGATTGAAATAAATATCATTCAAAAGGCTCGTAACATACATACCAATGAAGCTGATACACATCCACTGAAGTCATTCCAAGTCGACCGAGTGAATCTTTAAGCGCACTGATAACACTTTGACGGCCTAATCTCCATGGTAGTGCAGCATACTTGGTTGCAACTGCAACATCAACATTCGGATccctttcttttctctctttaatAAATCTTCACATGACAAACATATAAAAACCTTAATGTGACTTTGGATTAGAAACTTCATATGAAGATTATACCGAAAAATGTATGTCTTACCTTCCAAGAAGGGTTTCTGAATTGATGGCTCCGAAAGAAAGCTTAGAAACAAGACAAAGTAATAAGTTAATGAATTTATTCAAGCGCATCGATGAAATCACGATAAGATAGTCACTCACCCCAGAACCATAAACTTCAGCAGTGTCGAAAAATGTTAGACCCCCATCAATACTCGCATTGAATGCATCTCTAGCAGCCTTCTCATTTCTATCTAAAATTACCACAAGAGAAGTTAGATGGTTCACATGGTTAAAAATTGCGGTCAGCAAATATTGGACCTTGAGGGGACCACACCCTCAAGACTCAAGCTTTCACCACTAAGCCACACACTCGCACATATACGATGATTCCTAACTAATGATCCTTGTGCAGAAATTAGAAAAAGAATTTCAAACCAAGAAACATATAAAAGAAGAGGGAACACACAAAAAAGTTACCATTCCATTGATTATTGTTCCAGTAAGTAGTATCACCCCAAGACCAAGCACCAATTCCAATTGTAGTTACCTTCAAATCAGAGCCACCCAATTTCACCTTGTCTTCAACTGTCTTAAGAGTAGAAGAACCTTCTGAAGCAACAGCTCTTATTCTTTGAATTCTAGAGTGGCCCATTATAGTAAAACAGCCACTGTTTACATGAAGAGCCATGGAGAAAGAAAATGGAGTTCAAATCAATAATGGAGTATGTATGTTGGtatgaaagtttttttttattgaagtGTGGACTGTGTAATGGAGAAGTTGAAGTTTTGTTGGTGGTGAAAGGTACACGTTACATGCAATCTTGTGAGAAAAAGGGGAGTTTAAGGTGACAACATTGTACACGTGGATGTACGAGGATGCTACCATTGTTTGCCATCTGGCACTTTTAAGATTTCATCACACACTAGTCAGTc from Vicia villosa cultivar HV-30 ecotype Madison, WI unplaced genomic scaffold, Vvil1.0 ctg.000458F_1_1, whole genome shotgun sequence carries:
- the LOC131628498 gene encoding uncharacterized oxidoreductase At1g06690, chloroplastic codes for the protein MALHVNSGCFTIMGHSRIQRIRAVASEGSSTLKTVEDKVKLGGSDLKVTTIGIGAWSWGDTTYWNNNQWNDRNEKAARDAFNASIDGGLTFFDTAEVYGSGLSFGAINSETLLGRFIKERKERDPNVDVAVATKYAALPWRLGRQSVISALKDSLGRLGMTSVDVYQLHWPGVWGNEGYIDGLGDAVEKGLVKAVGVSNYSEKRLREAYKRLKERGIPLASNQVNYSLIYRTPEENGVKATCDELGISLIAYSPIAQGVLTGKYTPEKPPSGPRGRIYTPEFLTKLKPLLNKITEIGDKYNKTPTQVSLNWLVAQGNVIPIPGAKTAEQAEEFKGALGWRLNNDEVAELRSLASKVKPVIGFPVEKL